A genomic stretch from Pararhizobium sp. IMCC21322 includes:
- a CDS encoding GNAT family N-acetyltransferase → MMTAKTYGFHRVTMDDLDLLQKWQAHSHVREWWGLDESYDREEINDPRVSRWIVSTDERPFAFMQDYTVHGWEDHHFTKLPQGSRGIDQYIGDPDMIGVGHGSAFIGARMKTLFDEGAPVIATDPHPDNKRAIAVYRKLGFEPFGPPQETQWGLILPMRARR, encoded by the coding sequence ATGATGACTGCCAAAACCTATGGTTTTCACCGAGTAACCATGGATGACCTCGATTTGCTTCAGAAGTGGCAAGCACATTCGCATGTTCGCGAGTGGTGGGGCTTGGATGAGTCATACGATCGGGAAGAAATAAACGATCCTCGTGTATCGCGATGGATTGTCTCTACCGATGAACGCCCCTTTGCCTTCATGCAAGACTACACCGTGCATGGGTGGGAAGATCATCATTTTACCAAGCTTCCCCAGGGGTCGCGAGGAATTGACCAATACATCGGAGACCCTGACATGATCGGTGTTGGGCACGGATCAGCGTTTATCGGTGCAAGAATGAAGACTCTTTTCGATGAGGGTGCGCCGGTGATCGCGACCGATCCTCATCCTGACAACAAGCGGGCGATTGCTGTCTACAGGAAACTGGGTTTCGAACCGTTTGGGCCACCTCAGGAAACTCAGTGGGGCTTGATCTTGCCAATGCGGGCGAGGCGGTAA
- a CDS encoding xanthine dehydrogenase family protein subunit M: protein MKASAGGYARANDLSHAMELLASSDGMGRVLAGGQSLIAAMNMRLSTGDMLVDISRIAELSGVTEEAETLRIGALTKHVEIGVDPLIKAHVPLLAEAVSYIAHAAIRNRGTIGGALAHADPAAEFPACMLALGATMHIHGPDGERSVAAEDFFEDLFETSLEDGEILTAITVPKAEADEQQVLQEVTRRSGDYALVGLCLVARSTGHRISLLSVGSTPILARNAMAQLDQGNVDGAVTALRAEIDPASDTQGSASYRRHIAGILLRRAVAQAKGDSA, encoded by the coding sequence ATGAAAGCTTCGGCGGGCGGATATGCTCGAGCAAATGACCTGTCGCATGCGATGGAGCTTTTGGCGTCGTCCGACGGCATGGGCCGTGTGCTTGCCGGTGGTCAGAGCCTCATTGCGGCCATGAATATGCGGCTGTCGACCGGTGACATGCTTGTCGATATCTCGCGTATTGCAGAGCTTTCGGGCGTCACCGAAGAAGCAGAAACCCTGCGCATTGGTGCCCTGACAAAGCACGTAGAAATTGGCGTCGACCCTTTAATCAAAGCGCATGTTCCATTGCTGGCAGAGGCCGTCTCATACATTGCCCATGCTGCCATTCGCAATCGAGGCACCATTGGTGGAGCGCTGGCTCATGCCGATCCGGCGGCAGAATTCCCGGCTTGCATGCTGGCGCTCGGGGCGACGATGCACATTCACGGCCCGGACGGGGAGCGGAGTGTTGCCGCCGAAGATTTCTTTGAGGATCTTTTTGAGACCTCGCTTGAAGACGGTGAGATTTTGACTGCGATTACTGTTCCAAAGGCAGAAGCAGACGAGCAGCAGGTCTTGCAGGAGGTCACGCGCCGATCCGGGGATTATGCCTTGGTGGGCCTGTGCCTCGTGGCGCGCAGCACCGGGCACCGGATTTCATTACTGTCTGTCGGGTCGACGCCGATACTGGCGCGCAATGCGATGGCGCAGCTTGACCAGGGCAATGTTGACGGCGCTGTCACGGCTTTGCGCGCCGAAATTGATCCGGCCTCGGACACGCAGGGCAGCGCCAGTTATCGCCGCCATATCGCAGGCATTCTGCTGCGCCGTGCTGTGGCACAGGCGAAGGGAGACAGCGCATGA
- a CDS encoding ABC transporter ATP-binding protein translates to MSGVSLRNVTKRYGNVTVIPDLSLDIAEGEFVVFVGPSGCGKSTTLRMIAGLEKVTSGRIDIAGRDVTWARPKERDIAMVFQSYALYPHMNVARNMSFALRLAGRPKDEIAERVRIAADMLELTPYLERKPKDLSGGQRQRVAMGRSIVRDAYVFLFDEPLSNLDAKLRSSMRTELALLHKKLDRTMVYVTHDQIEAMTMADRIVIMKDGLIQQVGSPKDVYNTPVNTFVATFMGSPSMNLLPADLSDEGGDVFATGAGFKLPLPDRLQEAARNSARKGITLGMRPEHFSAEARAPHFSAVDLHVKVAEYIGSSQYLAADLGGQAVTAAVEVGPESDLMTDGTFFFDTSRLYLFDRKTGDAF, encoded by the coding sequence ATGAGCGGTGTCTCTTTAAGAAATGTCACAAAGAGATACGGCAATGTAACAGTGATCCCCGATCTCAGCCTCGATATTGCTGAAGGCGAGTTCGTGGTGTTTGTCGGCCCGTCCGGCTGCGGGAAATCCACAACACTGCGGATGATTGCCGGCCTGGAAAAGGTCACCTCCGGGCGCATCGATATTGCCGGGCGTGACGTGACATGGGCACGTCCCAAAGAACGGGACATTGCAATGGTGTTCCAGTCATATGCGCTCTACCCGCATATGAATGTGGCCAGGAACATGTCGTTTGCGCTGCGTCTTGCCGGCCGCCCGAAAGACGAAATTGCCGAACGCGTGCGCATTGCAGCTGATATGCTGGAGTTAACACCATACCTTGAGCGCAAACCCAAAGATCTGTCCGGCGGACAACGCCAACGGGTTGCGATGGGCCGGTCTATCGTCCGCGATGCCTATGTATTTTTGTTCGATGAACCACTCTCCAATCTTGATGCAAAACTGCGTTCTTCAATGCGAACAGAATTGGCTTTGCTGCATAAAAAGCTTGACCGCACAATGGTTTACGTAACGCACGACCAAATTGAAGCCATGACGATGGCCGACCGGATCGTCATTATGAAAGACGGCCTGATTCAGCAGGTTGGCTCGCCCAAGGATGTCTACAACACCCCGGTCAACACATTTGTCGCAACTTTCATGGGGTCACCATCAATGAATCTTTTGCCGGCGGATCTGAGTGATGAAGGTGGCGATGTCTTTGCCACAGGTGCCGGTTTCAAACTGCCTTTGCCGGATCGTCTGCAAGAGGCAGCGCGCAACTCTGCCAGAAAGGGCATTACCCTTGGTATGCGCCCGGAGCACTTCTCAGCGGAGGCACGGGCACCCCATTTTTCCGCCGTCGACCTGCATGTGAAAGTGGCCGAGTACATCGGATCCAGCCAGTACCTTGCGGCCGATCTGGGTGGTCAGGCCGTGACCGCTGCCGTCGAGGTCGGGCCAGAATCCGATCTCATGACCGACGGCACGTTTTTCTTCGACACATCACGACTGTATCTTTTCGACAGAAAAACCGGGGATGCATTTTAA
- a CDS encoding xanthine dehydrogenase family protein molybdopterin-binding subunit — MTIQFGNPDRPNSYIGKTVPRPNAGRLVEGRGKYVDDITLPRMVHVVFVRSSFAHAKILGIDAEEAKSVKGVLRIFTGADLAEVCTPWVAVLEHLKGMKSPPEHPMAIDRSCWVGEPVVAVVATSRAAAEDGAALVEVAYDPLPAVADMMTALDAATPVLHSEMGDNLAFQRLHEEGDVDGVFATAHKVVSARFKTGRHTGVTLEPRSILVDWNPAEGQMTAYHATQAPHMMQTVLAKHLDIAESRVRVICGDVGGSYGIKVHVYPDEVATAAISKIMARPVKFIADRLESFTSDIHARDHEIEAKIAVDAEGKILAIDVDDWTAIGAYSVYPRTSAIEGNQVVNLCGGPYDFANYRAKTTVVFQNKTPTCQYRAVGHPIAVAVTEGLVDMAAAELGMDPVEIRRRNLYADDAYPVTSPAKMRFEGLSHHQSMDKLVALMDYDALRADQAEARARGVHRGIGIASFIELTNPSPFMYGIGGARISAQDGCTVRMDPDGSIVALSGVTEQGQGTEAMLSQIVAEGVGVHPGNVRVITGDTQVTPYGGGTWASRGAGIGGEAALRSARALRDSILEVAAAMLQAEVASLDIQDGNVVDVETGAERMPLAELGRIVYFRGDTLPDGLPRELVQTRHYITSEYPFAFTNGVQASYLEIDTDTGIVKLLKHWCVEDCGRIINPQLVDEQIRGGIVQGLGGALFEEIHYDREGQLLNGSMADYLVPMAGEMPDMVVGHVETPTKESALGAKGAGEAGTAGAPAAVMNAINDALRPLGAQVTEMPFTPERILRALGSIED, encoded by the coding sequence ATGACCATTCAGTTTGGCAATCCCGATCGCCCAAATTCCTATATCGGCAAGACTGTCCCGCGCCCCAATGCCGGGCGACTGGTTGAAGGTCGGGGCAAATATGTGGACGACATCACCTTGCCGCGCATGGTGCATGTGGTCTTTGTGCGCTCGTCATTCGCCCATGCCAAAATCCTGGGCATTGATGCAGAAGAGGCCAAATCGGTGAAAGGCGTCCTGCGGATTTTCACCGGCGCTGATCTGGCTGAGGTCTGTACGCCCTGGGTGGCTGTGCTGGAACATCTCAAAGGAATGAAATCACCGCCGGAGCATCCTATGGCAATCGACCGGTCCTGCTGGGTTGGCGAGCCTGTGGTTGCGGTGGTTGCAACGTCCCGCGCTGCGGCCGAAGATGGCGCTGCATTGGTTGAAGTGGCTTATGATCCTCTACCCGCTGTTGCTGACATGATGACTGCGCTGGATGCAGCAACGCCTGTGCTGCACTCCGAGATGGGTGATAACCTGGCCTTCCAAAGGCTGCACGAAGAGGGCGATGTCGACGGCGTTTTCGCGACCGCCCACAAGGTCGTGTCGGCGCGCTTCAAGACAGGGCGGCACACGGGTGTCACTCTGGAACCCCGGTCCATTCTGGTCGACTGGAACCCGGCTGAAGGACAGATGACGGCGTATCATGCCACGCAAGCGCCGCATATGATGCAGACCGTTCTGGCCAAACATCTGGATATTGCGGAATCCCGCGTGCGGGTCATCTGTGGCGATGTCGGTGGGTCTTACGGCATCAAGGTGCATGTCTATCCAGACGAAGTTGCGACTGCCGCGATTTCAAAAATCATGGCGCGCCCCGTCAAATTCATCGCCGACCGTCTGGAAAGCTTCACCAGCGATATTCATGCGCGTGACCATGAGATAGAGGCGAAAATCGCCGTTGATGCCGAGGGCAAAATCCTGGCGATTGATGTGGATGACTGGACGGCAATTGGTGCCTACTCAGTTTACCCACGGACATCGGCGATTGAGGGCAATCAGGTCGTGAATTTGTGCGGCGGTCCTTATGATTTCGCCAATTACCGCGCCAAGACGACCGTGGTTTTCCAGAACAAGACACCGACGTGCCAATACCGCGCAGTCGGGCATCCAATTGCTGTGGCTGTGACCGAAGGTCTGGTTGATATGGCGGCGGCGGAGTTGGGCATGGACCCGGTCGAAATACGCCGCCGGAATTTATATGCCGATGATGCCTATCCCGTCACCTCGCCCGCAAAGATGCGGTTCGAAGGACTGTCACATCACCAAAGCATGGACAAGCTGGTGGCGCTGATGGATTACGACGCGCTGCGTGCCGATCAGGCAGAGGCGCGTGCGCGGGGTGTTCATCGTGGCATCGGCATTGCCAGTTTCATCGAACTGACCAACCCGTCGCCATTTATGTACGGCATTGGCGGCGCGCGCATCTCGGCGCAGGATGGCTGCACTGTGCGCATGGATCCGGACGGGTCCATCGTGGCGCTGTCCGGGGTGACGGAGCAGGGACAGGGCACCGAAGCGATGCTGTCGCAGATCGTGGCCGAAGGTGTGGGTGTGCATCCGGGCAATGTGCGGGTCATCACCGGTGACACCCAAGTCACGCCATATGGTGGGGGCACCTGGGCATCTCGCGGAGCGGGCATTGGCGGAGAAGCGGCCTTGCGATCAGCGCGGGCACTGCGGGACTCAATCCTCGAAGTCGCAGCCGCTATGCTACAGGCCGAAGTGGCGTCTCTGGATATTCAGGATGGCAACGTCGTGGACGTCGAAACCGGCGCAGAGCGTATGCCGCTGGCAGAGCTTGGGCGCATTGTCTATTTCCGCGGCGATACATTGCCCGATGGTCTGCCGCGCGAGTTGGTGCAGACCAGGCATTACATCACATCCGAATACCCGTTTGCGTTCACCAATGGGGTGCAAGCCAGTTACCTTGAGATCGATACAGATACCGGGATCGTAAAGCTTCTGAAACATTGGTGCGTGGAGGATTGCGGTCGGATCATCAACCCGCAATTGGTTGATGAACAGATCAGGGGCGGCATCGTGCAAGGGCTTGGCGGCGCGCTTTTCGAAGAAATTCACTACGACAGGGAAGGCCAGCTGCTCAACGGCTCGATGGCTGATTATCTGGTGCCGATGGCGGGCGAGATGCCTGACATGGTCGTGGGCCATGTGGAAACCCCGACCAAAGAAAGCGCGCTTGGCGCCAAAGGGGCGGGCGAAGCTGGCACGGCTGGCGCACCGGCAGCCGTGATGAATGCAATTAATGATGCTTTGCGGCCGCTGGGTGCGCAAGTGACGGAAATGCCCTTCACACCAGAGCGCATTTTACGCGCGCTTGGTTCTATTGAAGATTAA
- a CDS encoding TetR/AcrR family transcriptional regulator yields the protein MDKTDSIDPKAKRRRLPPDERRQQIVDGAVAFFAEVGLEGKTRDLAKRVGITQSLLFNYFENKESLIEAVYAQVYIDRLAPEWSHRLVDRKVPLRSRLLAFYKDYSTLIFEYEWMRIFMFSGLAGAELNRRYLEHLNKMILHPLLDEMHAASSHSMMPDMEDLWNLHGGIVYIGIRQHIYRMPCPDDPGPAIEHAIDRFLQAFAIEQD from the coding sequence ATGGACAAGACCGATAGCATCGACCCAAAGGCAAAACGACGTCGGCTGCCACCCGACGAGCGGCGGCAACAGATTGTCGACGGGGCTGTGGCATTCTTTGCCGAAGTCGGGCTTGAGGGCAAAACCCGTGATTTGGCCAAGCGCGTGGGAATCACCCAATCTTTGCTTTTCAACTATTTTGAAAACAAGGAATCCCTGATCGAAGCCGTCTATGCCCAAGTCTATATTGACCGGCTTGCGCCGGAATGGAGCCACCGCCTGGTCGACCGAAAGGTCCCGCTGAGATCTCGGTTGCTGGCCTTTTACAAAGACTACAGCACGCTGATTTTCGAATATGAATGGATGCGGATTTTCATGTTTTCGGGCCTTGCCGGAGCCGAGTTGAACCGGCGTTATCTTGAACATCTGAACAAAATGATTTTGCATCCTTTGCTCGACGAGATGCACGCGGCATCGTCCCATTCGATGATGCCGGACATGGAAGATCTTTGGAATCTGCACGGTGGCATCGTCTACATAGGAATCCGCCAGCACATTTACCGAATGCCGTGCCCGGATGATCCCGGCCCGGCCATTGAACATGCGATTGACCGGTTTTTGCAGGCTTTCGCAATTGAGCAGGATTGA
- a CDS encoding LacI family DNA-binding transcriptional regulator, translated as MTQKKRRLTLRDVAEVAGVSEMTVSRVLRGSGVVSARSRAHIISVVEKMGYVQNQLAGSLATTRSNQIAVIIPSLVNNVFTEVMEGITSELEKADYHAIVGISGYSLQKEEALLYSMMSWRPAGIIVPNIYHTQKTRNMLASSGVPVVEMMSLTDTPIDMCVGLDQRAASREIARYLLSRGYERFGYVGWNEEDYSAADRFEEIRLLIEDAGLEIIAPDLFASPPNFADGKRGLSRLLDIAPDRDAVIFSNDTAATGGMMHCIEAGIRIPHDLAIAGFSGLPTGQNMPQKLTTIVTKRHDIGRVSARSIIRGLEGAPTTAISDLKFELNKGQTA; from the coding sequence ATGACACAAAAAAAGCGACGCCTGACACTTCGTGATGTTGCGGAGGTTGCCGGTGTCTCGGAAATGACCGTATCCCGGGTGCTGCGTGGCAGCGGCGTGGTCTCCGCGCGCTCGCGCGCTCACATCATTTCCGTGGTGGAAAAGATGGGATATGTGCAAAACCAGTTGGCGGGGTCTTTGGCCACGACCCGCTCCAATCAGATAGCTGTCATCATACCTTCCCTGGTCAACAACGTGTTTACCGAAGTTATGGAAGGCATTACTTCAGAGCTTGAAAAAGCGGATTATCACGCAATTGTCGGCATATCGGGTTACAGCCTTCAGAAGGAAGAGGCGTTGCTGTATTCAATGATGTCCTGGCGCCCGGCCGGGATCATCGTGCCCAATATTTATCACACCCAGAAAACCAGGAATATGCTGGCCAGTTCCGGCGTGCCCGTTGTGGAAATGATGAGTTTAACGGACACGCCAATTGATATGTGTGTTGGCTTGGATCAACGCGCAGCCAGTCGGGAAATCGCCAGATACCTTTTGTCCCGTGGCTACGAACGGTTCGGGTATGTGGGTTGGAACGAAGAGGATTATTCAGCAGCGGATCGGTTTGAAGAGATCAGGCTACTGATTGAAGATGCGGGCCTGGAAATCATTGCGCCTGATCTTTTCGCAAGCCCACCCAATTTTGCAGATGGAAAACGGGGATTGAGCAGATTGCTGGACATTGCGCCCGACCGGGATGCTGTTATCTTCTCCAATGATACAGCGGCCACTGGCGGAATGATGCACTGTATTGAGGCCGGAATTCGGATTCCGCATGATCTGGCAATAGCCGGATTCAGCGGCCTGCCCACAGGCCAAAACATGCCGCAGAAGCTGACAACGATTGTTACAAAACGGCATGATATTGGCCGGGTTTCGGCACGCAGCATCATACGTGGCTTGGAAGGCGCGCCAACGACAGCCATTAGCGATCTGAAATTTGAACTGAACAAAGGTCAGACGGCCTAG
- a CDS encoding carbohydrate ABC transporter permease, with translation MAQTDTIMAPATKPRFEPGFMTPYAFIMPAILVMAGGLLYPVFMAFYLSFYDWQIGLDLEDAPFVGMTNFSRLLTDPQVWEVLWVTIRFGFWTITIEMTLGVALALLLEKPIRGASVFRTIFILPLMVSPVVVGLIWRYLFDARVGWINYYLGTWFGIEPQVWLGDAQLAFFAIVFTDIWQWTPFIFIIVIAGLQALPSEVVEASTIDGANWYQQIFLVKLPMIQSILVIALLMRLIDVFRGMEVMLIMTGGGPGRSTELLSLHIYNRAFETQQLGYASAISVLLIAIVFGISSMILTMANPMKSKSDV, from the coding sequence ATGGCGCAAACCGACACCATCATGGCTCCTGCCACAAAGCCCCGGTTCGAGCCCGGCTTCATGACCCCCTATGCCTTCATCATGCCAGCTATTCTCGTCATGGCCGGTGGGCTTCTCTACCCTGTTTTCATGGCCTTTTACCTGTCTTTTTATGACTGGCAAATCGGCCTCGATCTGGAAGACGCTCCCTTTGTGGGTATGACAAATTTCAGCCGCTTGTTGACAGACCCACAGGTCTGGGAGGTTCTCTGGGTCACAATCCGCTTCGGGTTTTGGACCATCACAATCGAGATGACACTTGGTGTCGCACTTGCCCTGCTTTTGGAAAAACCCATACGGGGCGCAAGTGTTTTCCGCACCATCTTCATCCTGCCCCTTATGGTATCGCCAGTGGTCGTCGGCCTTATCTGGCGTTACCTATTTGACGCCCGGGTGGGGTGGATCAATTACTACCTTGGCACGTGGTTTGGGATTGAGCCGCAAGTCTGGCTCGGCGATGCGCAACTTGCCTTCTTCGCCATCGTCTTTACCGACATCTGGCAATGGACGCCGTTCATCTTCATCATCGTGATCGCGGGCCTTCAGGCGCTGCCATCGGAAGTTGTTGAGGCATCAACCATTGATGGCGCCAACTGGTATCAGCAGATTTTCCTCGTAAAATTACCAATGATCCAGTCGATCCTCGTCATCGCTCTCCTCATGCGCTTGATCGACGTTTTTCGTGGCATGGAGGTCATGCTCATCATGACTGGAGGCGGGCCGGGACGAAGCACCGAACTTCTGAGTTTGCACATCTACAACCGCGCTTTTGAAACCCAGCAGCTCGGCTATGCCTCAGCGATCTCGGTTCTGCTGATCGCTATTGTCTTCGGCATTTCCTCCATGATCCTGACCATGGCCAACCCAATGAAAAGCAAATCGGACGTGTGA
- a CDS encoding ABC transporter substrate-binding protein: MIGLIRNGVLAVSALALSAGIAAANPYEKYAGTTIVVSWPALSHFNKAETLVEEFTEETGIDALQYLKLRDRQLLEMSKDEGEYDVVSWVVMWKGEYVSKGLLTPLSQFYTSGSLVNPDYDINDIAEAYLQNGGIVGGTKGYMPGISGAMYGVPFGAETSILAYRKDIFDEQGIEVPETYDELRAAMAKLKAAGIPALTSRGKTGHQVTAAWLLHLAPLGGKIFDDQWNPVINSPEAVEAAQVLREVAQTGPAGIPTFGFGEAAASLLQGESAMHLDTLKIAAMSRDPKLSKIDGKVGFALHPTGTRCGSETGGFAAGIPANSQNKEAAFLFLQYITSKAGDQRMVELGGDPIRISTLKNNADKFDDYSIVAEQLPCADPDWRPLIPEWNELNIDVLGQALTEVITTDKPIQPIMDAANEKARAIMERQGYYVWQK, from the coding sequence ATGATTGGACTAATACGAAACGGCGTTTTGGCCGTCAGTGCACTGGCACTCAGTGCAGGAATTGCTGCTGCAAACCCTTACGAGAAATACGCGGGCACGACGATAGTTGTATCATGGCCTGCGCTTAGCCACTTCAACAAAGCAGAAACACTGGTCGAAGAATTTACGGAAGAGACCGGAATCGATGCTCTGCAATATCTGAAATTGAGAGATCGCCAGCTTTTGGAAATGTCCAAGGATGAAGGCGAATATGATGTCGTCTCCTGGGTCGTCATGTGGAAAGGCGAGTACGTTTCCAAGGGGCTTTTGACACCATTGTCGCAGTTCTACACATCGGGAAGCCTCGTTAATCCTGACTATGACATCAACGACATTGCCGAGGCATATTTGCAAAACGGCGGCATCGTTGGTGGTACGAAGGGATACATGCCCGGCATTTCCGGTGCCATGTACGGCGTACCTTTTGGAGCTGAAACATCGATCCTCGCCTATCGCAAGGATATCTTTGACGAGCAGGGAATTGAGGTTCCCGAAACATATGACGAGTTGCGCGCCGCTATGGCGAAGTTGAAAGCGGCTGGCATTCCGGCATTAACGTCCAGGGGCAAAACCGGCCACCAGGTAACAGCGGCATGGCTGCTTCACCTTGCACCATTGGGCGGCAAGATCTTTGATGACCAGTGGAATCCGGTGATCAATTCGCCTGAGGCGGTTGAAGCGGCGCAGGTTCTGCGTGAAGTGGCACAAACCGGCCCGGCGGGCATCCCGACTTTCGGCTTTGGCGAGGCAGCAGCAAGCTTGCTGCAAGGCGAAAGTGCCATGCACCTCGATACACTGAAAATTGCGGCCATGTCTCGCGATCCGAAACTGTCAAAAATCGACGGCAAGGTCGGCTTTGCTCTGCATCCCACAGGCACGCGGTGCGGTTCTGAAACAGGCGGTTTTGCCGCCGGTATTCCAGCAAACAGTCAGAACAAGGAGGCAGCCTTTCTCTTCCTGCAATACATCACCTCAAAAGCCGGTGATCAGCGCATGGTGGAGCTTGGCGGCGATCCAATTCGTATCTCGACCCTGAAAAACAACGCCGACAAATTCGACGATTACAGCATTGTGGCAGAGCAACTGCCTTGTGCCGATCCCGATTGGCGGCCGTTGATTCCCGAGTGGAACGAACTGAACATCGACGTCCTGGGCCAGGCCCTGACCGAAGTGATCACCACAGACAAACCGATCCAGCCGATCATGGATGCGGCAAATGAAAAAGCTCGCGCCATTATGGAGCGTCAAGGCTACTACGTCTGGCAGAAGTAA
- a CDS encoding FAD-dependent monooxygenase, which translates to MANGHSYRIAIIGGSIAGCTAAILMRKAGHQVEIFERSKRGLIGRGGGVTTTSDMLRQLAELDIIDEDFPSSPYSELHMSKVSDEDGDLGRCPLIRALDMNCVHWSGLWENMRKRIPDDIYKRGYELVSAENRDDDVVLQFQNGEIVTADLVLFADGYNSLGRKLMFPEIGLEYRGYSVWRGVVPESEIENGDQLSIHPRFSFRDQQGSFICYMIPDRDGSNEIGERQFNWACYLPVADAELAWFMTDKDGKQRTGTISAGSMRQDQDDELKALAKAQLPAYYSKIIGQSQNNQLQQIYTSQLPAYRKGRMCLIGDAGIMVQPLTGAGVFKLFSNARDLAHAITENSDLETALEGWSVEQTRIANSILSMGLDMEQAFIWNTIDLAKADPQECERWFDRSINIAKEYSYFAT; encoded by the coding sequence ATGGCAAATGGACACTCATATCGTATTGCAATCATTGGCGGCTCAATTGCGGGCTGCACAGCCGCGATTCTTATGCGAAAGGCCGGTCATCAGGTCGAAATCTTCGAGCGCTCGAAGCGCGGGTTGATTGGACGTGGCGGTGGAGTCACAACGACGAGTGACATGCTGCGCCAGCTTGCAGAGTTGGACATTATTGACGAAGATTTCCCGTCGTCACCCTATTCTGAACTGCATATGTCCAAAGTCTCTGATGAAGATGGCGACCTTGGGCGTTGTCCGCTTATCCGTGCCCTGGACATGAATTGCGTTCACTGGAGCGGGCTTTGGGAAAACATGCGCAAGCGTATTCCCGACGATATTTACAAGCGCGGTTATGAATTGGTATCTGCCGAAAATCGTGATGACGACGTCGTGCTTCAGTTTCAAAATGGCGAGATCGTCACGGCCGATCTGGTTCTGTTCGCAGATGGATACAATTCACTTGGCCGCAAGTTGATGTTCCCTGAAATTGGGCTGGAGTATCGGGGATATTCGGTCTGGCGCGGTGTCGTACCTGAAAGCGAGATCGAAAACGGTGACCAATTATCCATTCACCCCCGGTTCTCGTTTCGCGATCAGCAAGGAAGCTTCATCTGCTACATGATCCCTGACCGGGACGGCAGCAATGAAATCGGCGAACGACAGTTCAACTGGGCCTGCTACCTTCCCGTAGCTGACGCTGAACTGGCCTGGTTCATGACCGACAAGGACGGCAAGCAGCGCACTGGAACGATTTCCGCAGGCTCGATGCGTCAAGACCAGGACGACGAATTGAAGGCCCTCGCAAAAGCGCAACTGCCTGCTTACTACTCAAAAATTATTGGACAATCTCAAAACAACCAATTGCAGCAGATTTACACAAGTCAGTTGCCCGCCTATCGCAAAGGCAGGATGTGCCTGATTGGCGATGCAGGTATCATGGTGCAGCCACTCACAGGCGCAGGTGTCTTCAAATTATTCTCCAACGCGCGCGATCTGGCACATGCCATCACCGAAAACTCCGACCTTGAAACCGCGCTTGAGGGCTGGTCAGTCGAGCAGACACGAATTGCAAATTCGATTCTGTCGATGGGACTGGATATGGAACAAGCGTTTATCTGGAACACGATTGATCTGGCCAAGGCCGACCCGCAGGAGTGTGAACGCTGGTTTGACCGCTCGATCAATATCGCCAAGGAGTATTCCTATTTTGCGACCTAA
- a CDS encoding (2Fe-2S)-binding protein, with the protein MTKSFADQIDIDLTVNGEPVEARVPAGQHVIDFLRQDLGLTGAHASCEHGVCGACTIRVDGASVRGCLMLAAQLDGADVWTIEGLSDSDAIRDLQEAFIARNALQCGFCTPGMLVAAEELLAQGGVPERAAIREHLSGNYCRCTGYEAIVDAVETVARQRAGEVQA; encoded by the coding sequence ATGACCAAGAGTTTTGCTGACCAGATTGATATCGATCTGACGGTTAATGGTGAGCCGGTTGAGGCGCGTGTGCCTGCCGGACAGCATGTCATTGATTTTCTGCGCCAGGATCTTGGCCTGACCGGAGCCCATGCCAGTTGTGAGCACGGTGTGTGTGGCGCGTGTACAATTCGCGTGGATGGAGCGTCCGTGCGGGGCTGTCTGATGCTGGCCGCTCAGTTGGACGGTGCAGATGTCTGGACCATCGAAGGACTGTCTGACAGCGACGCTATTCGCGACCTGCAAGAGGCGTTTATTGCACGCAACGCGTTGCAATGCGGATTCTGCACGCCCGGAATGCTGGTTGCGGCGGAAGAACTGTTGGCGCAGGGCGGGGTGCCCGAACGGGCGGCGATCCGCGAGCATCTGTCGGGCAATTACTGCCGTTGCACGGGATATGAGGCCATTGTCGATGCGGTGGAGACGGTGGCACGACAACGGGCTGGTGAGGTGCAGGCATGA